The Ignavibacteriales bacterium sequence AAACAAGTTTGCTGAATTGAGTTTCTCTTGCCGAAAACTTTAGAACAGCGTATAAGCAAAGAGGCGGTAAAAGAGTTATATCAAAAAATGCGAGATAGATAATAATTTGTTTTTGAATACCGACAAAACAGATAAGAAATTCAAAAAATTGATAGCCGAACAGAAGTGCAATTATTCCAATTGTGTATCTGTTGATTGTATTCTTCTCGGCAAAGATCAAGAGATTGATAATGTAAACAAGTTCAATGCATGCGATTAATAACGAAATTATTCCATCAAAATTATTCATCTCTTATAGCTCGGTTAATTAGAATCTTTTTCACTTGCGGTGCTTAAACCAATCTTCGTACAGCTCCGGTCTTCTGTCTCTGAGAAATAATCTCTTTGCATGAGAAGTTTTGCATTTATCAAGTTCAACATCACAATACAAAATTTCTTCGGTTCCTAATCCCGCTCGGGCAATAACGTTTCCCTCCGGATCGCATACAAACGATTCACCCGAGAAAGTCAAACATTCTTCTTCACCAACCCGGTTGCATAACGCTGTGTAATATCCGTTCTGAAACGCCGCGACGCGCATTTCGGCTTCATACAAACCATCCGGCCACTCGCCCTCAGCACCGGCTTGAGGCACAAAAACAATCTCAGCGCCATTAATTGCAAGTTCACGCATATATTCAGGGTAATGTCTATCATAGCAGATTGCCACACCGATTTTTCCAAATTTAGTTTTATAAACCGGAGTGCCGTTATTACCGGGAGTATAAAAATCTTTTTCGTGAAAGCATTGATAATCTGTAATGTGAATCATCCTCGTAGTGCCGAGAATTTTTCCGTCCGCATCAATGACCGGAGATGAATCGTATGTTCCGTCTTTATCTATTTCATATAGGTTCAGAATTATAACGACATCTAATTCTTTGGCTAGTTTAGAAAATATATTTGTAGTCGGACCAGGAATTGATTCAGCAATTTCTAATGGTTTTGCTGATGAAGATTTCTGAGGGAAGAAAGGAACAAATGCCAGTTCCGAAAATGAAATTATCTTAGCTCCGGAGTGAGCGGCTTTCTTAACGGCATCAACACCATTCTGAATATTTTGTTCTCTGTTTGCAGTTGCCTTCTGCTGGACTAGTGCGATTTTCATAAATACCAATAAATGTTAGATCAATTAAAAAGCTTATCTCAGTTCTTTGATTTCAATAATTTCGATTATCTTTCCCCACATGTGGAAACTTGCCATTTCTTTTTTCTCAATATACTTGAATAGAATTCGTTTTCCATCAGTTTGAAATTCTTTAGAAAGATTTAAGGGATCTAAACTTTTCCCATCATCGGTTACAATACCGTAAAATCCTCCCTCAAATGAAAGAAATTTTACCGTTCCAATTGTGTAATTCGATTCGGATTCAGTCGCGGAACAAAAACTAATAAGTGTAAAACAAAAAACTAATATGAAAATATTAGTGAGCGTTTTCATAGTTCTTAAAACGAATAGTAAACGAAGCTATTTCAGAGTTTAGATTATCACTTAGAGTCTTAGTGCCTTCGCGGCAAAATAATTTTATCAGCCGCCAAGACACAAAGACACTAAGATTCAATTTTATTTACAACTTGATGATCTTTATTATTTTCTGAGACCAATCATTTTTTCCGGACGAACTACTTCATCAAATTTTTCCGATGTAAGAAGTCCAAGTTCCATTGCTGCTTCTTTTAGAGTTTTATTTTCTTTGTGAGCTTTCTTTGCAACTTTTGCCGCGTTATCATATCCAATAACCGGATTGAGCGATGTAACAAGCATCAAAGAATTTTCAAGATGTTTTTTGATGTTCGCTGCGTTTGCAGTAATTCCTTCAACACAATGTTCGCTGAAACTTTCACACGCATCCGCTAATAATTTAATTGATTGAAGAACATTGAAAGCGATAACAGGCATGAAAACATTTAATTCAAAATTTCCGCTCGAGCCGGCAATATTAATTGTAACATCATTGCCAAAAACTTGAGCACAAACCATCGTCATTGCTTCCGATTGAGTTGGATTAACTTTACCCGGCATGATTGAACTTCCCGGTTCATTTTCCGGCAATGAGATTTCGCCAATACCGCAACGTGGACCTGAACCGAGCCATCGTATATCATTCGATATTTTTAATAATGAAGTGCCAATAGTTTTTAACACACCGCTCATTTCAACAAGCGCGTCTTTGGCAGCCATAGCTTCATATTTATTAGGCGCTGTTTTAAAAGGTTTACCGGTCAACTTGGAAATTGTATCGGCTACTTTTACCGCGTATTCCGGATGAGCATTTAAACCGGTTCCTACTGCAGTTCCGCCAAGAGGAATTTCATATAAGCGCTTTAATGAATCGCTAATTCGTGCTAATCCATTAGTCAATTGCATTGCATATCCGCTGAATTCATCTCCAAGAGTAAGTGGAGTTGCATCCATTAAATGCGTACGGCCTATTTTTATTATGTCTTTAAACTCTTTTGCTTTTTCATCTAATGAATTTCTCAATTTAGTAACCATTGGAATCAAACGGCGGTGAATTTCTTCGACAGCGGCAACATGTATTGCTGTGGGAAATGCATCGTTAGTAGATTGAGCTTTATTAACGTCGTCGTTAGGATGGATTGGTTTTTTGCTGCCCATTACTCCTCCAGCCATTTCAATTGCGCGGTTGGAGATAACTTCATTGCAATTCATGTTGGTTTGAGTTCCGCTGCCGGTCTGCCAAACTACAAGAGGAAAATGATCATTCAATTTTCCGTCAATCACTTCATCGGCAGCTTTAATTATCAAATCCAATTTTTCTTTAGGTAAACTTCCTAATTCATGGCTTGTAAGAGCGGCTGCTTTTTTTACAATTCCAAGTGCTCGTATCAACTCGGCTGGAAATCTTTCACCGCCGATTTTAAAGTTCATTAATGATCTTGCTGTCTGTGCGCCATAATACTTATCTACCGGCACTTTCATTTCACCCATAGTGTCAGTTTCAATTCTAAATTCCATTGTTCACTCCGAAATGTTTTAGTTGGTAATTAAAATTAAGGCAAACTGATCTTAATTTCAATTTGGATTGAAAAGGATATTGACGCGAAATGGTCACAATTATTGTTCGATTTGATCTACTCTTCTTGCCCCAATGTACCGTTTTTTATAATAAGCTTCATCGAGAGATGAGACTGTAACACCAAGAGAGCGGCTTGCATGAACAAATTGGTTTTCGCCAAGATAAATTCCAACATGACCCGGATTAGAAGCACGGCGAGTATTAAAAAATACTAAATCGCCGAATCTCAGATCATCTTTTGATATTTTCTCTCCTACAGAATATTGCTCTCTTGCAGAGCGTGGAAGGTCAATTGAAAGTGAGCTCTGAAAAACTTGTAATGTGAAAGCAGAACAGTCTATTCCGTTTTGTGTACTTCCGCCATATTTATAAGGAGTATCTAAAAATTTTATCACTTCCAATAATACTTTTTCACGCGAAGTAAGCACAACGCTAAATTCTTTCAGTTTATCGATATTAAACGCGAACTTGGATTTATCAATTGGGGTTCCAGCCGGAGGCGGTTCGTCAAACTCATCGTCGGTTGATGATGAATCTGCAGGATCATTAAATATTATTCTTTCATTCTTTGAATTAGATTTTTTTACTGTGTCTTTTGAATGAGTTTTTAATGGTGCTGCCGGTTTTTCTTTATTTTTTTTATAACGCTGCGCGTTTGACGATGCGGAACAACTCACAAAAATTGCAAGAACAAGAAGTCCCAGAAGTAAAGTTCTAGTCAAATATATTAGCCTCATTTGTATGGCCGGTCAGCCTAAGTATGATCTTAAATTTTTACTGCGAGAAGCATGTCGTAATCTTCTAATTGCTTTCTCTTTAATTTGGCGTACGCGTTCACGTGTAAGATTAAATTTTTCACCAATCTCTTCAAGAGTGAGTGAATGTTCCTTATTCAAACCGAAATAAAGTTTTATCACTTCGGCTTCCCTTTCGGATAATGTTGACAATGCTCTTTCAATTTCACGCCTGAGTGATTCTGACATTAGAGATTGATCGGGAGAAGGTTCTTCATCGTTTTCTAAAATATCCAGCAGCCGGTTTTCTTCACCTTGTGCAAATGGAGCGTCCATAGAAACAGCGCGACCGGAAATTTTTAAAGTATCGGAGACTTCACTGATATCCATATCAAGTTCTTGGGCAAGTTCTTGAGCGCTTGGTTCACGTTCATATTCTTGTTCAAGATTACTGTAAGCTTTTCCAATTTTATTTAAAGCACCGACTCTATTCAAAGGAAGGCGTACAATTCTCGATTGTTCGGCAAGTGCCTGCAGAATTGACTGGCGAATCCACCACACAGCATAAGAAATAAATTTGAATCCGCGCGTTTCATCAAACCTACGCGCAGCTTTTATTAGACCTAGGTTTCCTTCATTAATTAGATCACCAAGTGTAAGACCTTGATTCTGATACTGTTTTGCAACCGAAACCACGAAACGCAAATTTGCCTTGACTAATTTTTCCAGAGCAAGCTGATCATTTTTTCTGATTCGAATAGCAAGTTCAATTTCTTCATCAGGTGTAAGAAGATCAACTTTTCCGATCTCTTGAAGATATTTATCTAACGATTGACTTTCTCTGTTAGTGAACTGTTTTGTGATTTTCAAAACTACTTCTCCTACACGGATTGAACATTAATAGAATCAACAATCCCAACAATTGAAGCATCAACTGGAGCCATTTCAACATCAAGCGGAATTACGGCTTCGCTTGCAGTAACATAAAAAATAATTTCTCCCGCCCCGGCACCCACTGTATCTAACGCCACAATCGGTCCGCCAAGGTCTTTATACTCTGCATTAATCGGCTGAACAAAAAGCATTTTGTAACCGGCAAGAGTCTCATATTTTCTTGTCGCCCATATTGTTCCTATTACTCTGCCAAGATGCATTAGACCTCAACCGCCTCTTTCTTTTTTTCTTTCACTGAAATATCGAGCTTATCCACAATTGCCATAATTACAGCATCAACCGGTTTATTTTTTGTAAACGTGGTTTGACGCGCAGAGCTTCCCTGTGCTACCAATACAACTTCTCCAACACCGGCTCCAACCGAATCCACAGCTATTACTGTTGCTTCTTTCGGCTTGTATTCAAGATCTAGCTGCCGGACAATTAAAAATTTTGCGCCTACAAGATTTTCGTCTTTTCTTGTTGACCAAACTGTTCCGATAACTTTTCCAAGTACCAATTCATCCTCGCTGTTCTTTATATGAAATATTTTTTTACTACGATCTTTCTTTCTGGTTAAGTAACTGTCTACTATATATACTAATACTATTCAAAAGACAATTTTTGCTGAATGTTCGGTCGCAACTTTATTAAAAATATTTGTAAGGGTCAAACCATCGTCAAAATGATTTCTCCAATTAACGGAGGATAAATAGAGTCGGCTATTTACTCTTCTAAAAAACTTGTTCCGTGCAGATCATTGTTGATCTTGAAAAAATGCGCCGCTGTCTGCGCTACATCAGCAAAAGTCCTGCGGATGCCTAGATTCTTACCGCCTATATTTTTTTTGTAGAAAAGAAGCGGCACATACTCGCGCGTATGGTCTGTGCTGATATCGGTCGCATCGTTACCATGATCAGCCGTTAATATCAAACAGTCCGTTTCATCCAATGAATTCAATATCTCCGGTAATCGTTCATCAAATTCTTGAAGTGCTTTGTGAAATCCCTCAGGATCATTTCTGTGCCCGAAATAAACATCGAAGTCGACTAGATTTGTGAAAATTAATGAACCTTTAACACTTTTTGCAACTTCTATAATTTTGCTGATTCCTTCTTGATTGGATTTTGTCTTTAACTGATGTTTAATTCCTTTGTAGTTGAAAAGGTCATTAACTTTCCCGATTGCATAAGTCTCTATTCCATTACTCAAACAATAATCAAGAATCGTTGGATCGGGTGGATCTAATGAAAAATCTTTTCTATTAGTCGTACGTTTAAAATTTCCTTCAGATCCTTCGAACGGACGGGCAATTACTCTTCCGCAAGAATCTTTTCCAATCAGAACTTTCTGACGGGTAATTGAACAGATCTCGTACAATCTTTCTAAAGAAATTACATCCTCGTGTGCCGCAATTTGAAAAACAGAATCTGCCGATGTATAAACAATTGGAAATCCAGTTCTTACATGCTCAGCGCCAAGATCTTTAATAATTTCAGTTCCGGATGCGGCGTAATTACCAAGAATTCCTTTAACACCGGTTTCTTTCATAAACCGATCAATAAGTTCTTTAGGAAATCCTTCAGGATAAAAAGGAAATTCAATTTCAACTTTTAATCCACCAAGTTCCCAGTGACCTGTAGTTGAGTCTTTGCCGGGAGAGATTTCTGCAAGCTTACCAAAAGAAGCAATTGGTGAAACTTGCGGTTCAATTCCTTTGATTGGATGGATATTCCCTAAACCGAATTTTTCTAAGTTCGGCAGATTTAAACCACCGAGACGTTCTGCCATATTCCCGAGAGTATCACTTCCCTCATCGGAATAATTTTTTGCATCAGGCAGTTCACCTATCCCGACACCATCGAGCACTATTATAAAAAAATTATTCAAAGATTAACCCGGGTATTAACTGATACTTTTAACAGAGTTACCGCCCTTCTCAATCGCTTTTTTTAATGCGAGCTCTGCGTTAGTTAAGATTTCCTGAACATCGGTTTTATTTGTCGTTGTAGCAACACCAATCGAGACTGTAAAAGTTGTCTGTTTAGATGCAACTGCAATCGCTTTGCGAGCAATTTTAATTCTTAATTTTTCAGCCCATAAAAAAACATCTTTGGGAGACATATTGAAAAAATAAACCGCAAAAACTTTTTCGCTTATTCGTCCAAGTAAATTCAGCGGTGTCATTTCATCTTTTATCATTTGCCCGATAGTCCGGAGAACTTTAGGAAATGGATCTCCTTCAAAAAGAGTTTCCTGCTCCAAGAATTCATCAAGTTTAATAACTGCTATAGCACCTTGAATTCCGATCTCTTTGCTGCGCACAAGATCAATTGTGAACCGTTCAATAAACGCATCGTAGTTCAATGTTTTAGTTTCGATATCTACGGAGAGCAATCCTTTTAAAATATTTATCGTCGAGTAAGAATGAAGTATAAAAGCAAATATTTTGGTAGCATTTTTTATATAAGAAACTTCATTGTTTGAATAGACATTTTTCTTTAGACTTTCAAAACAAAGAACTCCGTAATTATGTTCATCATACACAAGAGGTATCGCAAGGAAAGAACCGTCAAAACTTACATCTTCGGTTTTTGCAAAACGCGGTATCTCCGATGAAGATGTATCGTCAATCTTTACTGGTGTGGCGCTTAATATCGCTCTTCCAACCAATGTTCCGTTCAAGTCGATCTCTAAATTTTCGCCGACATACTTTAGCGATGTTTTATTAATGATTTTTGTAGTCTTAAATTTTTGTTCTGAAGGATTATATGAAACCAAGGTAAAAGAATCCCAATCGAGCAAACCTTGCATTGAAGATTCAATGGTCTGATGAACATCTACTTCCGATTCAAATTTTTTGTCGGCACCTAAAATGCTGAGAAGCGTTTTCAACCGTTGATCCGCTTGCGATTCTGAAAATTTTTCTTCGAATAATGAGATGATTATTGAAATGACACGGACAATTCTACCTAATGAATAGACTTGTTCAATACCGAACGCGTCGTTCATTTTTGAATCTAAAGCCAGAATTCCAGTCAAATGTTTTCCGTAAAATAATGGAACGCCGACAAAACTTTTAATTCCTTGGGGAACGCCGTAATAACGAATTACATCAATCTCTGCATTGGTAGCGATATCGGTTAAAAGTTCAGGCTCTTCTCTTTGAACAATTTTACCAAGGATGTCATCTTCGAGATCGAACTTCTGCTGTTTGATTTGTGATGAACTCGTTACGTAACGTTCAAGCGTTAGACGTTTTCTGTTTTTATTGTACCAGAAGAATGCCGCTGTGTGAGCCATATAAGAATCTTTAACAACACTTAGAATTTTTTCAAGAACAAAACCGAATTGTTCATCGTGATTAACATCTTCCGGCAATTCTTCCAGAGCAATTTTATCGTAATTTGTTTTAAAATCCGGCGGTTTGAAAAAATCTTGCTTGCCTTTGCTGAATGAACTTCCAAAATTTTCGGAAGTAATTATTTCAATATTCTTAGTTGGTGAAATTATTTTAAAATCTTCACCGGTATCAGTTTCATAAGAATCTCTTTCGTTTTTTTCTTCATCTTCAAAAAGATCTGGTTCGTAGGTCTGATCAAACGATTCACCCCGCATTGAATCACGAAGAAATATTATAAATCCGGCATATATTAAAAGAACGACACCGGAAATAATACGTATGTATGTATCTTCTGTAAAAAATGGAATGGCGATGAGAATGGGAATAAACAAGAAAATGAAGACTCTCTTTTTAATTTTTTCTTTGATTCCCATTGTCCTTCTTAGAGATTATGTAGAAATATTTGGCTAGAAGCTTAAAAAGTATCAACTGCCAATTCAATAATAAGAAAGATTTAAGATATTTTCATATAAGGAAGAGCGAAGTGAGATGTTTTACAATTTCTTTTTTACCGGTCGCTTTTATAGTCGAATAGAAAAGCATGTTCTCCCCGGGTATAATTTCCGGGAAAAATTGTACAACCCGTTTTTTAGCCGAAGCCATTTCGGCCTGCTTCAACTTATCGGACTTGTTCATAAGCAGAAAATAAGGAATCTCTTTGTTCCGCAGAAAATTATTAAGTTCAATATCAAGCTGCATTGGATCGTGCCGGCTGTCAATAATGTGAATTGCCAACTTAATGTTTTCGTTCATTGAAAAATATTTTTCAAGTAAAAGCTGCCACGCATCGCGTTCTTTCTTCGAAACTTTTGCGTAACCAAAGCCGGGTAAATCAACAATGAAGAATTTCTTTTCTACGAGATAATAATTTATTGAGCGGGTTTTTCCCGGTGAGGAGGAAGTCTTTGCCATCTTTGTATTAAAAACGGAATTTATGAAAGAGGATTTTCCAACATTGGAGCGACCGCAAAGGACAACCGTTGGCAAGTTTTCTTTTGGTAATTCACCAAGATTAAAAACGGATTTAATGAACTCAATTTTTTTCATAAAAATAAAAAAGAGTAACCGAACCCGATTACTCTTCTCAAATTAATCTATAATCCTAAAATTAACTGCCTTTTTTCTGCGGAGTCTTTGTAGTCTTGGTAATCTTTTCTTTTGTGATTTTTTCTTTTGGTGATTTTTCTTTTTTTGGTTTTGGAACTACCGCTTTTTTAGCAGCCTTTTCCTTTTTCTCTTTCTTTTCTTCTGCTTTAACTTCTTCTGCAGTTTCAGTTGGTTTTTCTTCGCCCTTTGTTTTCTTAGGAGCTTTAGGTTTAATAACACCGCTGTAATCGACCAATTCGATTATTGCCATGTGAGCGCCGTCGCCTTTTCTCTGTCCGAGATGAACTACGCGGGTGTAACCGCCGGGTCTATCGCCGACTTTGGTTACAATGTCACTAAACAGTTCTGAAAGAACAGCTCTATCATTAATTTTTTCAGCAATTATTCTTCTCGCATGAACGGAATCTGTTTTTGCTCTTGTAATGATAGGTTCAACGAATCTGCGCAGCTCTTTGGCTTTTGCTGCGGTTGTTTTAATTTTTTTATGCTGAAGTAAAGATGTTGCCAACAATTTTAATGTAGCTAATCTGTGACTTGCAGTTCTACCTAATTTTCTTCCTTTTACGCCATGTCTCATTCTTCAACCTTATGGAATACTAATTGTTTTCTGGTTTATCTTTTATGTATTTATCAACGTCCATACCGAATTCGAGCCCGTGATTATCAACGATCTCAATTAATTCGGCTAAAGATTTTCTTCCGAAGTTTCTGAACTTCAGCATTTCGCTTTCATCTTTTCTAACTAGGTCAGATAAATTTTTGATGTTAGCGGCTTTCAAGCAGTTATGAGAACGAACACTTAATTCAAGATCATCAACACTTGTCAATAATATCTTTTTGATTCTCTCTGCTTCGGCGTCTTTTTCATTTTCAACTTTTTCTTCTTCAGGCTCAGCGTCAAAGTTGATGAACATCTGAATGTGATCTTTCAAAATTTTTGCAGAACTTGAAAGAGCTTCTTCAGGAGTTATGGAACCATCGGTTTGAATTTCGAGTGAAAGTTTTTCGAAATCATTCTTCTCACCTATACGAACATTTTCTACATCGTAGCGGCAATTGACAATTGGTGTATAGATGGAATCAATTGGAATGGTTCCAATCGTCATTTCGAGAATTTTTTGTTCTAATGAAGGGACATAACCTTTGCCAATTCCAAAACGTAATTCCATATTTAGCTTTGCATCGGAATTCAATCTTGCAATGTGAAGATCGGGATTTAATATTTCTATATCCGGGCAATATTTTTGAATATCACCTGCTTTAAATTCTTTTGAACCGCTGAGAGAAATTTCGCAGCCTGTAGTTTTTTTATTCGTAATTCTCATTCTAACTTGCTTCAAGTTAAGAATAAGTTCTGTAACGTCTTCAACAACACCAGGAATTGTAGAAAATTCATGAAGAACGCCTTCAATTTTAACAGCATTAATTGCAGCACCGGTTAAGGATGACAATAATACTCTTCTAAGGGCATTGCCCAGTGTAACTCCGAAACCTCTTTCGAGAGGTTGAACTATAAATCTTCCAAAATTCTCTTTGGATGAAGACTCATCGAGAATAACGCCATCAGGCATTTTTATAAATGGATAGCTCATTTAGTATCCTCTTTAATTTTTATTAATTACTTAGAATACAACTCAACAATTAATTGTTCGTTAGCATTCAATGGAATGTCTTCTCTCTCCGGAACATTTAAGAAAGTACCGGATAAAGTTGCTTTATCTACAGACAACCAATTGTAAACGTTGTCTTTTGTTCTTCTTAAGGAATTATGAATAGCATCCAGCTTTTTGCTCTTTTCGCGAACTGAAATTAAATCTCCAGGTGCGAGAGTATATGATGGGATGTCAACAGTCTTTCCGTTTACCCAGAAATGTCCATGAAGAACTAATTGACGAGCTGATTTTCTAGAGGGGGCAAATCCAAGACGAAATACAACATTGTCCAATCTTCTTTCAAGTAGCTTAATCAAATTACCGCCGGTAATACCTTTCTGGCGGTTAGCCGTTTCAAAAATATTATGGAATTGGGTTTCCATTAAGCCGTAAATTCTCTTAACTTTTTGTTTTTCTCTAAGCTGTACGCCGTATTCAGAAAACTTTGCTCTGCGTGTCAAACCATGTTGACCCGGAGCGTAGTTTTTTTGTTCAAGCGGACATTTTTCCGATAAACATTTAGTTCCCTTTAAAAATAATTTCTGTTTTTCCCTTCTGCATAATTTGCAGCTGGGACCAGTGTATCTTGCCATCTAAAGTTTCTCCTATTAAACTCTTCTTCGTTTTGGTGGTCGGCATCCGTTATGCGGTATTGGAGTTTGATCTTTAATTGAAAGAATATCCAAACCTGCAGTACTTAACGCTCTAATTGCTGCTTCTCTTCCGGATCCGGGTCCTTTTACGAACACATCAACCTTTCTCAATCCTAAATCGTGCGCTTCTTTAGCAGCAGCTTCTGCTGTAACCTGGGCAGCAAACGGAGTATTTTTTCTTGAGCCTTTGAAACCGTTTTTACCGGCTGAGGACCAAGAAATTGTATTTCCGTAAATATCAGTTAGCGTAACCAACACGTTATTGAATGAGGCTTTAATATGAGCCACGCCAACAGCATCAACGTGAACTTTCTTTTTAGTCTTTTTTACAACCTTTGCCAATTTTACTCCTCAAAAAAAATTATTAATTACTTCTTAGCCGGAGTTTTCTTTTTACCGGCAACAGTTCTACGTTTACCTTTACGAGTTCTTGAATTAGTTCTAGTACGCTGACCGCGGACAGGCAAACCTCTTCTGTGACGAATACCGCGATAAGAACCAATATCCATTAATCTCTTAATGTTTTGTTGGACTTCGCTTCTAAGCGCACCTTCAACTCTATACTCAGAAGTCATTACGGAACGAATCTTTGCAATTTCTTCTTCGGTCAGTTCAGAAACTTTTTTATCGGGGTTTACACCGGCTTTGGTTAAAATCTCCATAGAAGATTTATCACCGATGCCAAAGATGTAGGTCAATCCGATATAAGCTTTTTTATTTTTTGGTAAATCAACACCAGCTAAACGAGCCAAATCTATAACCTCCTAGGTTTAACCTTGTCTTTGTTTGTGTTTAGGGTTTTTGCAGATCACTCTTACAACCCCTTTTCTTTTAATGATCTTACAGTTCTCACAAATCTTGCGAACAGATGAGCGGACCTTCATTTTATTTCTTCTCCGTTATTTATATCTGTATGTAATTCTACCTTTATTCAAATCGTACGGCGAAAGTTCTATTGCTACTTTATCGCCAACCAAAATTTTTATGAAGTGCATTCTCATTTTACCGGAAATATGAGCAAGGATTTCATGACCGTTATCTAGGCGGACTTTAAAATGCGCATTTGGTAATGTATCTGTTACAACTCCGTCAACCTTTATCGGTCCTTGTTTTGCCATCTATTTTTATTCACACTTCGTTAAAATTTCTGGTTTACCATCAATAATTGCAATTGTATGTTCAAAATGTGCCGAAGGTTTTCCGTCAGCGGTTAAAATCGTCCATCCATCTTCAGCAACAATAACTTTATATGATCCCATGTTAACCATCGGTTCAAGAGCCAAGGTCATACCGTTTTTAAGAACAGCTCCGTTTCCTTTTTTTCCATAATTTGGAATCTGAGGATCTTCATGAAGATGTTTTCCAACTCCGTGTCCGCACAAATCTCGAACAACTGAAAATCCGTTTTCCTCAACATAAACTTGGACAGAATTTGAAATATCTCCAATCCGGTTCAATTCAATTGCTTGCTCGATACCGAGATATAAAGATTTTTCGGTTACATCCATCAGTTTCTGTTTTGAGTCGGAAATTTTACCTACTGCTACCGAAAGAGCTGCATCTCCAAAGTATCCGTCCTTTTCGACTCCAACATCAATGGAAAGAATTTCACCTTCTTTCAAAACTCTGTTGCCGGGAATCCCGTGAACAACCTCATCATCAATAGAAGAACAAATTG is a genomic window containing:
- the rpsD gene encoding 30S ribosomal protein S4, which translates into the protein MARYTGPSCKLCRREKQKLFLKGTKCLSEKCPLEQKNYAPGQHGLTRRAKFSEYGVQLREKQKVKRIYGLMETQFHNIFETANRQKGITGGNLIKLLERRLDNVVFRLGFAPSRKSARQLVLHGHFWVNGKTVDIPSYTLAPGDLISVREKSKKLDAIHNSLRRTKDNVYNWLSVDKATLSGTFLNVPEREDIPLNANEQLIVELYSK
- a CDS encoding DNA-directed RNA polymerase subunit alpha, whose product is MSYPFIKMPDGVILDESSSKENFGRFIVQPLERGFGVTLGNALRRVLLSSLTGAAINAVKIEGVLHEFSTIPGVVEDVTELILNLKQVRMRITNKKTTGCEISLSGSKEFKAGDIQKYCPDIEILNPDLHIARLNSDAKLNMELRFGIGKGYVPSLEQKILEMTIGTIPIDSIYTPIVNCRYDVENVRIGEKNDFEKLSLEIQTDGSITPEEALSSSAKILKDHIQMFINFDAEPEEEKVENEKDAEAERIKKILLTSVDDLELSVRSHNCLKAANIKNLSDLVRKDESEMLKFRNFGRKSLAELIEIVDNHGLEFGMDVDKYIKDKPENN
- the map gene encoding type I methionyl aminopeptidase yields the protein MILIKSKREIDYIRESCKIVAETLQLVKRNVKIGVTTQELDKIAEDYILSNNARPAFKGYSQAGSFDFPGSICSSIDDEVVHGIPGNRVLKEGEILSIDVGVEKDGYFGDAALSVAVGKISDSKQKLMDVTEKSLYLGIEQAIELNRIGDISNSVQVYVEENGFSVVRDLCGHGVGKHLHEDPQIPNYGKKGNGAVLKNGMTLALEPMVNMGSYKVIVAEDGWTILTADGKPSAHFEHTIAIIDGKPEILTKCE
- the infA gene encoding translation initiation factor IF-1, producing the protein MAKQGPIKVDGVVTDTLPNAHFKVRLDNGHEILAHISGKMRMHFIKILVGDKVAIELSPYDLNKGRITYRYK
- the rpsK gene encoding 30S ribosomal protein S11, with the translated sequence MAKVVKKTKKKVHVDAVGVAHIKASFNNVLVTLTDIYGNTISWSSAGKNGFKGSRKNTPFAAQVTAEAAAKEAHDLGLRKVDVFVKGPGSGREAAIRALSTAGLDILSIKDQTPIPHNGCRPPKRRRV
- the rpsM gene encoding 30S ribosomal protein S13; this translates as MARLAGVDLPKNKKAYIGLTYIFGIGDKSSMEILTKAGVNPDKKVSELTEEEIAKIRSVMTSEYRVEGALRSEVQQNIKRLMDIGSYRGIRHRRGLPVRGQRTRTNSRTRKGKRRTVAGKKKTPAKK
- the rpmJ gene encoding 50S ribosomal protein L36 codes for the protein MKVRSSVRKICENCKIIKRKGVVRVICKNPKHKQRQG